The sequence below is a genomic window from Sorangiineae bacterium MSr12523.
CGACGGGCACGGCGTCCTGGTTGGCGATGGCCTTGCTGCATCCGACGGCCACGCGCTCGCCCGTGCCTCCCAGGCCTTCCGCGAAGAAGACGCGCACGTTGTTCGACTGCTCGATGGACACCTCGCCGCAGAACTTCACGCCGTCGGCGCAGCCCTTCGACGATAGTTCCTTCGTGGCCAGACGCCGGCCCGTCGGACCGGTGACATTTCCATCCGCCGCGCAGTCCACACCGTCCGAGGTGTCGTAGACGATGAGCGTGAGCTTGCGCACGTTGTCGAACACGCCGCGCGGAAACAACAGGGAAGGCCCGACCGACACCCGCGTCGGGTCGTCATCCGACGAACACGCCGCCACGCCCACAACACCCGCGAGAAGCCCAAAGAGGAAACGTACACCGCGCATGATCTGCGGGGTTTTATACATGATTTCTATTTGACTGATCGTTTCCAGAATCCCAGAAACCGCCGCTCGGCGCCTTTTGCGGAAGGCTCGGGGATGCGGCACACGCCCACGAACGAAAGCGCATCTTCCAGCGCACGACAGACCTCCACGCGCCCGCTCAAGAAGGCGCGACGATACCCGGCGCGCGCCACGGATTGCGCGACGCGCCCTGCCCATAGCTCGATGGCCGCAGTGTCATCGTCCGGGTAACCGCCGGCCAATGCCACCGATTCCTCATCGATCCGAACGGCGCAAAATGGGTAATCCCACGCCGCCGCGGCCTGCGCGTGCGCCAGATCGGCCCGGGCGGCCGCGAAGCCTTCCGCGGCTGCCGCGCGCATCGAGACCCACGGGTCGGCCGCCGAGTCGGTGCCCGTGGCCGTCACCGCGTAGGCGCCATCCAAGGTGGATCCGAGCAGGGTGGGGGAGCCTCCCCGTGTCGCGATCAGGTGCCCCAGGCGCCAGCAGGCGTGGAGCACGTCGCGCTGGGCAAGCTGGCCGACGACGCCTTCCACGATGAGCGCGCGCAGGGCGCGGGTCGCCTCCACCACGTCATGGTCTTCGGGAAGGAGTGCGCGCGCGTGGTCCCGGGTGCACCAGGCTTCCACCAGCGCATCGACCGGCGCGGTCACTACTTCTTTTCCGATGCCGGTGGGGGAGCCGTCTTCCGCATCGGCATGTTGCGAACACCGCCCTTCGCGCTCATCGCATCGAGCTCGCTCTGGGCGCGCGCCGCGTGCGTCGGCACCGTGAGCAGCCGCCCGAACAGGGCCCGCGCTTTGTCCGTCTGCCCCATGGTTTTGTAACAGAGGGCCCCCTCGAAGGTGGCGTCGTAGCCCACCGAGGTACCGTAGGCGCGCGCGGCCACTTGCTCGAAGCGCGGCACCGCAGCCGCGCACCCTTGCGATTCGCGCACGCTGCGTGCGGCCCAGAGCGATGCGCTGGAGTTGCCAGTCGCGGCCAGCCCATCGAAGGAGCGCGTTGCCTCGTCGTAGTTGTGCGCGCGGTACGAGGCCATCGCCACATCGAGGCTCGCGCCCTGATCGCCCTGCGCTTGGGACGCGCCTCCCGCCTGGGAGTCGACGCCGGTCTTCGCGCCACCCACCGCCACCTTGGCGGGGCTTTGCGCCTGCACCGCCGGCGGCGCGGCTTGCACGGGCGCACCGCCCGCGGCATTGCTCTCGCTGCCCTCGAACGAACCCGCAGCGCCGAGCGCCGCCGGTGCGGTCGCCGCAGCCAACGGCATCTCCTTCGCTTCCTTCTCTTTGTCGTCCGCCGTGCGCTCACGGCGCGCTTCGTCCTTCGCCACCCAGCCTTCGGCACTTGCAAACGCGGGCGGTG
It includes:
- a CDS encoding zf-HC2 domain-containing protein; this encodes MDCEKFESALMDELYDELDELTSAASKRHVAGCARCASLLHGLSATRRIAILETVEPPAGLEERILAATKEAQKVVPLRGRISRVVSWAGSWAMRPQTAMAAVFLLMIGSTSVLLLRARSSVQQMGSAPMVVTEQGAPAASAAPDEQDNPLDTDRATGAHGAVEARKPAPPAAPPAFASAEGWVAKDEARRERTADDKEKEAKEMPLAAATAPAALGAAGSFEGSESNAAGGAPVQAAPPAVQAQSPAKVAVGGAKTGVDSQAGGASQAQGDQGASLDVAMASYRAHNYDEATRSFDGLAATGNSSASLWAARSVRESQGCAAAVPRFEQVAARAYGTSVGYDATFEGALCYKTMGQTDKARALFGRLLTVPTHAARAQSELDAMSAKGGVRNMPMRKTAPPPASEKK